The following are from one region of the Coffea eugenioides isolate CCC68of chromosome 2, Ceug_1.0, whole genome shotgun sequence genome:
- the LOC113759441 gene encoding uncharacterized protein LOC113759441, producing MNAFHYDSKICVEAAGFSGGIWMFWNSLELEIEVIGTNWQFIHAMVRDESQQEWLLSAIYASPEMGLRRELWKYLKLVGSHINYPWLIIGDLNEIVEADEKKGGRVFRRVGENSLWDCINSFELIDLGFNGPTLTWNNLREGGARVRKRLDRALCNEEWRIQFPEAAVTHLAWAHSDHHPLLLEVAIRGKKPVGPKPFRFELAWLTHLGFMDEIERC from the coding sequence ATGAATGCTTTCCACTATGATAGCAAGATATGTGTTGAGGCAGCAGGATTCTCTGGAGGAATTTGGATGTTTTGGAACAGCTTAGAGCTTGAAATTGAAGTAATAGGTACCAACTGGCAATTCATCCATGCTATGGTCCGGGATGAGTCGCAACAGGAATGGCTACTATCTGCAATTTATGCATCACCTGAGATGGGTTTGCGCCGTGAGTTATGGAAATACCTCAAATTGGTAGGATCTCATATAAACTATCCATGGTTGATTATTGGGGATCTCAATGAGATAGTGGAAGCAGATGAAAAAAAGGGTGGAAGAGTGTTTCGGAGAGTAGGAGAGAACAGCCTCTGGGATTGTATTAATAGCTTTGAGTTAATCGATTTGGGATTTAATGGTCCAACTTTGACGTGGAACAATCTTAGGGAAGGGGGCGCAAGGGTTAGGAAACGTCTAGATAGGGCACTATGTAATGAGGAGTGGAGAATTCAATTTCCAGAAGCAGCAGTTACACACCTTGCTTGGGCACACTCGGACCACCACCCCTTATTGTTGGAGGTTGCTATCAGAGGCAAGAAGCCAGTAGGACCTAAGCCTTTTAGATTTGAGTTGGCTTGGTTGACGCATCTAGGTTTTATGGACGAAATTGAGAGATGTTAG
- the LOC113763215 gene encoding pentatricopeptide repeat-containing protein At2g13600-like encodes MDMYSKCNSIACAEKAFIDVPVKNSHSWNIIISAYAQMGWFSKAYQLFDLMPERNVVSYNSVISSLTKHGFYRESINIFKRMQKEDSLRIDGYTVVSLVNACASLGSLRLLGQVHGAAIVNGLQFGVVLCNSLIDAYGKCGRPQWSYMVFSHMQERDIVSWTSIVVAYAQAGRLEESCKVFDQMPERNVVSWTALISGFAQNGQGEKALYLFSQMLEEGIVPSAFSYVSVLSACADLALVERGKQVHGRITRGASTADYHNAYVVNALVDMYCKCGDMRSAMTLFKRFHDKDVVTWNSMITGLAQNGQAESSLALFKCMRETRVHPNYVTFLGVLSACSHAGLVSEGFQILDRMEKDFGIVPRLDHYAILIDLLGRKNKFKEACELVERAPEGSDHVGMWGALLSACRIHGNIHLATRAAEALFELEPENSARYVMLSNVYSAAGWWDEACRVRHLMDERGLSKEAAYSWIEVRNIRHEFISKDRTHSEIEEMLRKLVDQMKDAGYIPLIPILFFPDDRVS; translated from the coding sequence ATGGATATGTACTCCAAATGCAACTCCATTGCCTGTGCTGAGAAGGCCTTCATTGATGTCCCGGTGAAAAACAGTCACTCCTGGAACATAATTATATCTGCCTATGCCCAAATGGGATGGTTTTCGAAAGCTTACCAACTGTTCGACCTAATGCCTGAACGAAATGTTGTGAGCTACAATTCAGTCATTTCAAGCCTAACAAAACATGGGTTTTACAGGGAGTCGATAAATATCTTTAAAAGAATGCAAAAGGAGGATTCTTTAAGGATTGATGGATATACCGTTGTTAGTTTAGTGAATGCTTGTGCTAGCTTGGGTTCGTTGAGGTTGTTGGGTCAAGTACATGGAGCTGCTATTGTCAATGGTTTGCAGTTTGGTGTTGTTTTATGTAATTCCTTGATTGATGCTTACGGAAAATGTGGGAGGCCCCAGTGGTCATATATGGTTTTCAGTCATATGCAAGAGAGGGATATTGTGTCCTGGACTTCGATTGTGGTTGCTTATGCACAGGCAGGTAGATTAGAAGAATCTTGTAAGGTTTTTGATCAGATGCCGGAGAGGAATGTGGTTTCTTGGACTGCTTTGATCTCAGGGTTTGCACAAAATGGTCAGGGAGAGAAGGCATTGTATCTGTTCTCCCAAATGTTGGAAGAAGGTATTGTTCCTAGCGCATTCAGTTATGTTAGTGTTTTAAGTGCTTGTGCAGATTTAGCTCTTGTGGAAAGAGGGAAACAAGTCCATGGGCGTATCACTAGAGGTGCAAGTACTGCTGATTACCATAATGCTTATGTGGTCAATGCTCTGGTTGATATGTACTGTAAGTGCGGAGACATGAGGTCTGCAATGACATTGTTTAAAAGATTCCATGACAAGGATGTTGTTACGTGGAATTCAATGATAACTGGTCTTGCACAAAACGGTCAGGCAGAATCTTCACTGGCCCTATTCAAGTGTATGAGGGAAACACGTGTACATCCAAATTATGTTACTTTTCTTGGAGTTTTGTCTGCTTGCAGCCATGCAGGTTTGGTATCTGAAGGATTCCAAATTCTTGACAGAATGGAGAAAGACTTTGGCATAGTCCCTCGGTTGGATCACTATGCTATCTTGATTGATTTGCTAGGGCGCAAAAATAAGTTCAAAGAAGCATGCGAATTAGTGGAGCGAGCTCCCGAAGGATCAGATCATGTTGGCATGTGGGGTGCACTTTTGAGTGCTTGCAGGATCCACGGGAACATACACCTTGCTACAAGAGCAGCAGAAGCTTTGTTTGAGCTGgaaccagaaaattcagcaaGATATGTAATGCTGTCTAACGTATATAGTGCAGCTGGATGGTGGGATGAAGCTTGTAGAGTCAGACATCTTATGGATGAAAGGGGTCTAAGTAAAGAAGCAGCTTATAGTTGGATAGAGGTGAGGAACATCAGGCACGAGTTCATATCAAAAGATAGGACTCACAGTGAAATAGAAGAAATGCTTCGCAAGCTTGTAGACCAAATGAAGGATGCTGGATATATACCTCTCATTCCAATATTATTTTTCCCCGATGATCGAGTATCTTGA
- the LOC113759442 gene encoding uncharacterized protein LOC113759442, giving the protein MVADDLVAWITMIKGYGTDGLGPQASKWLREFGGSRSKAKENAELHLKVYGFVKGYTHWAAHGEFVYSSAPKPTSYDISHGVRDELDDMHGLVHDAMGIPEQDYTRIDGTEYKSQLPNVEAEKFYNLIDNSNKELYSGCKRFSKLSFMIRLLHLKCLGKLSNKIFDMLLDLLKEAFPDAMDGLPKSYYEVEKLMKELGLGYDKYDACPNDCHMRWHAEGRTKDGNMRHPADSPCWQTFDFHHPEFSQDSRNVRLGLVSDGFNPFKNMSSTHSTWPVILMPYNLPPWMCMKQPNFMLSLLIPGPFAPGNNIDIYLKPLIAELKELWDVGVNTYDASRKENFQLRAALLWTISDFPGYAILSGWSTKGKLACPVCHKYTSSQHLQNWGKYCYMGHRRYLEMNHPFRKDAKSFNGAVEYGKPPGRLMGSTILDELAGYSIKLGKTVSDNPELPFNWKKLSIFFDLPYWKDNMIRHNLDVMHIEKNICEIIVATLLNLEKTKDNKKSRLDLRDMGIRSELHPIEKGNGRSVLPPACFTMKKKEKEIFYKVLKGIKVPDGYATNISRCVKVKPQKISGLKSHDYHILMQQLLPIALRRTLSKAVRSPLVKLSRYFRKLCSKVLDPADLVHLEKEIGIILCQLERIFPPSFFNVMVHLAVHLVSEAKIGGPVHYRWMYPIESKHHKMVEEQNPCAGKHVIERIHCENFADWFSNHVKQIQVADGVDISKDLKLLARGPNNVGRTYQKILVTGFRFHTRQLESQRKTQNSGVLVNATTSSFSSTKDNNPILSDLAYYGILTNILELNYTEGRTVTLFECDWISKGKRLKQDEDGFTLANFKNVKPHPEPYVIATQVSQVFYVEDPLAEGWSVVVATSPRNEFMMDPVCDIEMYLQSTITSTTQMDNENEDIRWVREDDGDEILH; this is encoded by the exons ATGGTCGCTGATGACCTCGTAGCATGGATAACAATGATTAAGGGCTATGGAACTGATGGATTGGGTCCTCAAGCTTCAAAATGGTTAAGAGAATTCGGTGGAAGTAGAAGTAAAGCCAA GGAGAATGCAGAACTTCATTTGAAAGTTTATGGTTTTGTTAAAGGATACACCCATTGGGCAGCTCATGGAGAATTTGTTTACTCTAGTGCACCAAAACCTACTTCCTATGATATCTCACATGGGGTACGGGATGAACTTGATGACATGCATGGTTTGGTTcatgatgcaatgggaattccTGAACAAGATTATACAAGGATAGATGGAACTGAATACAAAAGCCAATTGCCCAATGTAGAAGCTGAAAAGTTTTACAATCTAATTGATAATTCTAACAAAGAGCTTTACTCTGGATGTAAAAGATTCTCAAAACTTTCCTTTATGATTCGGCTGCTTCACCTCAAATGCCTTGGTAAACTCAGCAACAAAATTTTTGATATGTTACTTGATTTGTTGAAAGAAGCCTTTCCAGATGCGATGGATGGTTTGCCTAAGTCTTATTATGAAGTTGAAAAGTTAATGAAGGAATTAGGACTTGGGTATGATAAATATGATGCATGTCCGAATGACT GCCATATGAGATGGCATGCAGAAGGTCGTACTAAGGATGGTAACATGAGGCACCCTGCTGATTCTCCATGTTGGCAAACATTTGACTTTCATCATCCAGAATTTTCTCAAGATTCTCGTAATGTGAGGTTGGGCCTAGTATCAGATGGATTTAACCCATTCAAAAATATGAGTTCAACTCATAGCACTTGGCCGGTAATATTGATGCCATATAATTTGCCGCCATGGATGTGTATGAAACAACCGAACTTTATGTTGTCATTGTTGATACCCGGTCCATTTGCACCAGGAAATAATATTGATATATATTTAAAACCTCTCATAGCAGAATTAAAGGAATTGTGGGATGTTGGAGTGAATACATATGAtgcatcaagaaaagaaaactttcaACTTCGTGCAGCACTTTTATGGACCATCAGTGACTTTCCAGGTTATGCAATCCTCTCCGGATGGAGCACTAAAGGAAAACTTGCATGTCCTGTATGCCATAAATACACATCTTCACAGCATCTGCAAAATTGGGGAAAATATTGCTATATGGGGCATCGAAGGTACTTGGAAATGAACCATCCATTTCGCAAAGATGCTAAATCTTTCAATGGAGCTGTAGAGTATGGAAAACCACCAGGAAGGTTAATGGGGTCTACAATTTTAGATGAGTTAGCTGGTTATAGTATTAAACTTGGGAAGACAGTTAGTGACAATCCAGAATTGCcatttaattggaaaaaattaaGTATTTTCTTTGATTTGCCCTATTGGAAAGACAATATGATACGTCATAATCTTGACGTTATGCACATTGAGAAGAACATCTGTGAGATCATTGTGGCTACATTGTTGAATCTGGAAAAAACCAAAGATAATAAAAAGTCACGTCTTGACCTTCGTGATATGGGTATAAGATCAGAATTGCATCCCATTGAGAAGGGAAATGGTAGGAGTGTTCTGCCTCCAGCTTGCTTTACaatgaaaaagaaggaaaaggagatATTTTACAAAGTTTTGAAAGGGATAAAAGTTCCAGATGGCTACGCAACAAATATTTCTAGATGTGTTAAAGTAAAGCCACAAAAAATTTCTGGATTAAAAAGTCATGATTACCATATTTTGATGCAACAACTTCTCCCAATAGCTCTGCGCAGGACTTTATCAAAAGCAGTTCGCTCTCCTTTAGTCAAATTGAGCAGGTATTTTCGCAAGTTGTGCTCCAAAGTTTTGGATCCAGCAGATTTAGTTCATTTGGAAAAAGAGATTGGTATCATACTTTGTCAATTAgaaaggatttttccaccatccTTTTTTAATGTGATGGTACATCTAGCTGTTCATTTGGTTAGCGAAGCAAAAATAGGAGGGCCTGTCCATTATCGGTGGATGTATCCTATAGAAAG CAAACACCATAAAATGGTGGAGGAGCAAAATCCATGTGCTGGAAAACATGTCATTGAGCGTATTCATTGTGAGAATTTTGCAGATTGGTTTTCGAACCAT GTTAAGCAGATTCAAGTGGCTGATGGTGTTGACATCTCCAAAGATTTGAAACTTCTGGCTAGGGGTCCAAATAATGTGGGGAGAACATATCAAAAGATTCTTGTCACTGGCTTTCGCTTCCATACAAGACAATTAGAATCTCAGAGGAAAACTCAGAATAGTGGGGTTCTTGTCAATGCAACAACATCAAGCTTTTCGAGTACTAAAGATAATAATCCAATTTTAAGTGACTTGGCTTACTATGGTATTTTGACGAATATCCTTGAGTTAAATTACACTGAAGGCCGAACTGTCACCTTATTTGAATGTGATTGGATATCAAAAGGCAAAAGATTAAAGCAAGATGAGGATGGATTCACATTGGCCAACTTCAAGAATGTAAAGCCTCACCCTGAGCCATATGTGATAGCAACCCAAGTTTCACAAGTTTTTTATGTTGAAGACCCTTTAGCTGAAGGCTGGAGTGTTGTTGTTGCTACATCTC
- the LOC113759440 gene encoding uncharacterized protein LOC113759440, whose amino-acid sequence MSLMLEEGEEINCNGCETLVQEPFHGCLSCNYFLHDSCLNTPRFQQHPSHPHPLTLLPTPRYSSQSYTCNACLSEGKSFSLSCAQCEFDPHLQCDSLPKTVQIRNKHPHVLKLIFEHPHKDKKPCIASCEYGIEDESQRRLTEEQEFEKSVYEMQRKMKELTIAHKLVLQALAYACDYIGPSNKRYYC is encoded by the exons ATGTCCCTCATGCTTGAAGAAGGTGAGGAAATAAACTGCAATGGTTGTGAGACTCTTGTTCAAGAACCCTTCCATGGATGTCTATCATGTAACTACTTCCTCCATGATAGCTGCCTCAACACTCCAAGGTTCCAGCAACACCCTTCTCATCCTCATCCCCTGACTCTCCTCCCTACCCCAAGGTACTCAAGCCAATCCTATACTTGCAACGCTTGTTTGTCCGAAGGTAAATCCTTCAGCTTAAGCTGTGCTCAATGCGAGTTTGATCCCCATCTTCAATGCGATTCTTTGCCTAAAACCGTCCAAATTCGCAACAAGCATCCACATGTACTTAAGCTGATCTTTGAGCATCCACACAAAGACAAAAAACCATGCAT TGCTTCTTGTGAATATGGG ATTGAAGACGAAAGCCAGAGGAGACTTACAGAAGAACAAGAATTTGAGAAGTCTGTTTATGAAATGCAAAGGAAAATGAAGGAGCTAACAATTGCACATAAACTAGTCCTTCAAGCACTTGCCTATGCTTGTGACTACATCGGACCCTCAAACAAAAGATACTATTGTTAG